The Thermocrinis ruber genome has a window encoding:
- a CDS encoding septal ring lytic transglycosylase RlpA family protein produces the protein MWLLLLVVFLSGCTVVIKDREPISQRERERATGSLRAYCPSKIETVGFYCTGNRAYSNLVQAGSRVRVYSQSTGKSVTIAIYRRDDINGVCVPERFEPLLGKAPFRAVLEVERCGVDGNTVCPPVIRGMASWYGEPHHGRESSYGIIFDKDGMYAAHRELPLGTLLRVRNLKNGKEVEVKVIDRGPFKEGRVLDLSEGAARKLGMIGDGEVPVEAVVLRCGD, from the coding sequence ATGTGGCTCCTGCTCTTGGTAGTTTTTCTGTCGGGTTGTACGGTGGTTATAAAGGACAGGGAGCCCATTTCTCAAAGGGAAAGGGAGCGGGCAACAGGTTCTCTCAGGGCATACTGTCCATCCAAAATTGAGACGGTAGGTTTTTACTGCACGGGCAACAGGGCATACAGCAATCTTGTTCAAGCAGGCAGTCGGGTTAGGGTTTATAGCCAAAGCACGGGAAAAAGCGTAACCATAGCCATCTATAGGAGGGATGATATCAACGGTGTATGCGTGCCGGAGAGGTTTGAACCTCTTCTTGGGAAGGCTCCCTTTAGGGCGGTTTTGGAGGTGGAAAGATGCGGGGTGGACGGAAATACGGTATGCCCTCCCGTGATCAGAGGTATGGCAAGCTGGTATGGAGAGCCTCATCATGGAAGAGAAAGCTCTTACGGAATAATCTTTGATAAAGATGGAATGTATGCGGCCCACAGGGAGCTTCCCCTTGGCACCCTGCTGAGGGTAAGGAACTTAAAAAATGGCAAAGAGGTGGAGGTAAAGGTAATAGACAGGGGACCCTTCAAGGAGGGCAGGGTGTTGGACCTCTCAGAAGGTGCGGCGAGGAAGTTGGGGATGATAGGGGATGGAGAGGTGCCGGTGGAGGCGGTGGTCCTTCGCTGTGGAGATTAG
- a CDS encoding glycosyltransferase has product MLRVLSVVDGFGWSGTKEQVYLLARELKKRGVDVELALAYQNKEMVEKLSPYGVVFRFFENHTKFNRLNPANYLRLYRIIKENNYHVVIANSPHAYDYVRLVYPFLKNKPKLVVVKRSARVPNLLSLKLKYAYADAVVGVSKAVVKNLASAGFPEHKLYVIPSAIDLERFYPNREKGLSIRRQLNIPVDAKVFVNVANWNPPVKGQDMLIKTFSELNCSNCYLLLVGSLTDTEGKKLAKAYSVEERVIGVGFRENPEDYINAGDYYVMSSYLEGLPNALLQAMACEKVVIATKAGGVEDFLKDGFNGFSVDVGDFNALRQKMEMVLKLSPEEYHQIGKRARETAMNFTPERTCQEYINLFQRLLGVK; this is encoded by the coding sequence GTGCTAAGAGTTCTCTCGGTGGTAGATGGCTTTGGCTGGAGTGGAACAAAGGAGCAGGTTTATCTCCTTGCAAGGGAGCTAAAAAAGCGAGGAGTGGATGTGGAGCTTGCCCTTGCCTACCAAAACAAAGAAATGGTAGAAAAGCTTTCCCCCTATGGTGTAGTCTTTCGGTTTTTTGAAAACCACACCAAATTTAACCGGCTGAACCCTGCCAACTACCTAAGGTTATACAGGATCATAAAAGAAAACAACTACCATGTGGTTATAGCAAACTCTCCCCATGCTTACGACTACGTTAGGCTCGTCTATCCCTTTTTAAAAAACAAGCCAAAGCTTGTGGTGGTCAAAAGAAGTGCAAGGGTGCCAAACCTTTTATCCCTAAAGCTAAAGTATGCATACGCAGATGCGGTGGTAGGCGTTTCTAAGGCGGTTGTAAAAAACCTTGCATCCGCAGGCTTTCCAGAGCATAAACTCTATGTTATCCCAAGTGCTATAGACTTAGAGAGGTTTTATCCGAACCGGGAAAAGGGCTTAAGCATAAGAAGGCAGTTGAACATTCCCGTAGATGCCAAGGTCTTTGTAAATGTTGCCAATTGGAACCCTCCAGTGAAAGGACAAGACATGCTCATCAAAACTTTCTCCGAGCTAAACTGTTCCAACTGTTATCTGCTTTTGGTGGGTTCGCTAACAGACACGGAAGGAAAAAAACTGGCAAAAGCTTACTCGGTGGAGGAAAGGGTAATAGGCGTGGGCTTTAGGGAAAACCCGGAGGATTATATCAACGCGGGAGATTACTATGTTATGTCCTCTTACCTTGAGGGACTGCCTAATGCACTTTTGCAAGCTATGGCTTGCGAGAAGGTTGTTATAGCCACCAAGGCGGGCGGAGTGGAGGATTTTTTGAAGGATGGTTTTAACGGCTTTAGTGTGGACGTGGGAGACTTTAACGCCCTTAGGCAAAAGATGGAAATGGTGCTAAAGCTATCTCCGGAGGAATACCACCAAATAGGCAAAAGGGCAAGGGAAACCGCCATGAACTTTACCCCCGAAAGAACCTGCCAGGAGTATATAAACCTCTTCCAAAGACTCTTGGGAGTAAAATAA
- a CDS encoding polysaccharide deacetylase family protein: MLVLLYHKVIKNPGFDLWWKTFDLQIKVLKSTYKIVSLDEVLDCVINGKCHKNAVAITFDDGYADNYIYAYPILKKHKVKATLFLATSRVLLEEKKRPTLLDYWEGKVSWEELYRPKSMKDANAEFVKQGKSTDFLTLEEIKSMRDVFSFGWHSHWHLKAFERDEVIDFYDGDGHWSLLHAYKGDLRKGYPIFPMKGSLAIRAGSLKPEVKEFIRSLGNSFFEKRSWKKELKELLKRNFDSLLVFETEEEMRSRIEEDFKTSMGLLKSFLGESVEHGAYPFGDYSDELKKKCREYLRSCFTTEKMTVKPYSDPYAIPRITVPKDIWSFFAILTKSKLGFW; this comes from the coding sequence ATGTTAGTGCTTTTGTATCACAAGGTTATAAAAAATCCCGGTTTTGACCTTTGGTGGAAAACCTTTGATTTGCAAATAAAAGTACTAAAGAGCACATACAAAATAGTCTCTTTGGATGAGGTTTTGGATTGCGTGATAAACGGAAAATGCCACAAAAACGCGGTGGCAATAACCTTTGACGATGGCTATGCGGACAATTACATTTACGCCTATCCTATCCTGAAAAAACACAAAGTAAAAGCAACCCTCTTTTTGGCAACCTCTCGGGTGCTATTGGAGGAAAAAAAGAGACCTACCCTCCTTGATTACTGGGAAGGGAAAGTGTCTTGGGAAGAGCTTTATAGACCAAAGAGCATGAAGGATGCAAACGCAGAGTTTGTAAAGCAGGGCAAAAGCACAGACTTTTTGACTTTGGAGGAAATAAAGAGTATGAGGGATGTCTTTTCCTTTGGCTGGCATTCCCATTGGCATCTAAAAGCCTTTGAAAGGGACGAAGTTATAGACTTCTACGATGGAGATGGACACTGGTCTCTTTTGCACGCATACAAAGGTGATTTAAGAAAAGGTTATCCTATCTTCCCTATGAAGGGCTCCTTAGCCATAAGGGCAGGAAGTCTAAAGCCAGAGGTCAAAGAGTTCATCCGATCCTTGGGAAATAGCTTTTTTGAAAAGAGGTCTTGGAAAAAAGAGCTGAAGGAATTACTCAAAAGGAACTTTGACAGTTTGCTTGTTTTTGAAACGGAAGAGGAGATGAGAAGCAGAATAGAGGAAGACTTTAAAACATCCATGGGCTTACTCAAAAGCTTTCTGGGAGAAAGTGTAGAACACGGAGCTTATCCCTTTGGAGATTACAGCGATGAATTGAAGAAAAAATGCAGAGAATACCTAAGGTCCTGCTTTACCACTGAAAAGATGACGGTAAAACCCTATTCGGACCCCTACGCCATCCCACGCATAACCGTCCCAAAGGACATCTGGTCCTTTTTTGCCATACTCACCAAGTCCAAGCTGGGCTTTTGGTGA
- a CDS encoding pilus assembly protein yields the protein MRRKIFLLIFAILLAFTGQRSYSANMTDYCYVPPTIGTTIPPLVMLVMERDHRLYYEAYNDASDLDGDGKLDVGYKHSIDYYGYFDPYKCYRYDTSRNMFVPVYRTTDKYCRGDAWSGNFLNWLAMSRIDVLKKVLYGGHREIDSESETVLAATYIPQDAHSWGKEVSLIPGERSYIPNIDRLTPLGNPVSGTRHLFCVVSKSDGEVPVIRVLRNRTNRIWEWASKERPVCNNSLGTPEEYYVRVKVCDPSVGLEPNCKRYPAGTYKPIGLLQKYGEYEGGGKWCSKSLKPCNSDSDCNISTDGLCVDRAKMYFGLLTGSYTKNLSGGVLRKNIWSIQDELDPNTGIFSSSVNALGSIIQTLERMKVIGFSYGDYAYGPWQWGDRGFGPCGWLTDRPLNEGECRMWGNPIAEMMYEALRYLAGKGSPTPNFTYSGTLDSGLNLPKPDWGIRRGPSYYQPYQLFSMCAKPFMLVLSDINVNYDSDSLPGSSFGGISGDLTGLDVSTLANTISTNEGISGDYFIGQSGSFYDFICSSKSVSGFANIRGLCPEEPTKQGSYYSAAVAYYGNTRFRDNFSGSKPPNVKTYSVALASPLPDIAINVGGKTVRITPLGKSVSGCLGVYTACFQKCTITRDATGNLRISGCTSNAFCPTNQIVDFYVEEVRYDSSGNLTYARFRINFEDVEQGADHDMDAVVLYEIIPIGSNQIQIKLTSEYAAGCIDQILGFTISGTTEDGTWLVVKDRDIPNSADWDTPSVVAGMPLTWQKTFTVVGGAAGQLKNPLWYAAKWGGFDDQNGNNVPDLPSEWDKDGDGNPDTYFFVVNPLKMEEQLEKAFADILRRASSGATVATLTSRTGISSLIVQPYYYPKYVKPDGTEISWLGFLRSFWIDTMQNLREDTTEPKVLNIAGIVIDKIFQFFFDPNDNQTKVAILQGSDTTTSCVREGTRSINQLIPVFDAGCQLADRNPSTRNILYNKDGTLTSFTTSEASYLSNIWKVCSNNPTVLCTNNGDCSGGGTCQPVNASCIIRYLRGENLSSDPSCPDYVKRTREVNISEFCPGASGTKTWRIGDIINSTPSVVSSEPVNIYHLRYNDATYLQYIRTDAYKNRTSFVFVGANDGMLHAFRVGRLVQTGDPDKPTRVVNAYNTSLSDLVGREEWAFIPRNALPYLVWYGNPSYCRVPTVDYRTAVFDVSIGGPANADKTVSSWRTILIGTMGFGGRSITTSAGTFSSSVFALDLTDWLNGTSAQPTLLWEVRLPDGTLTTSYPALIRLGDPNKNGEWYVVIGSGPINPEGTSFTSQPKLYFIDLRTGNIVRSVNIPATGGVSFAVGDIAVVDVDSDYQDDVIYFGVYGRTNAGKVWGNFYRLSLRSGSSYKSVSALSSSDICTAIDLSTFATAGNTPPVFGAPNFTKDENGKLWVFFGTGRYVMDNSDKAISYDNYLIGFKDENWNSSSSTCPTPYTKAQLTDVTNQSLTITITEVKQICMCDASGCGMRDVVYSAYSSSTPPEPPRGWYYRLTGEAIYSQVLVIGGIVDALTYVPPEDICQLEGSSNLISVYYKTGRPYPRPSVLSPYAVSGTIAVGHSVQLLQKISVGQGIPPIGNPFQALQSSRASQQLEKFAQISTGVVLRLTQQKATTSEEKFLLWIEK from the coding sequence ATGAGAAGAAAGATCTTCCTCTTGATATTTGCTATTTTACTGGCATTCACAGGGCAAAGGTCATACAGTGCAAACATGACTGACTATTGCTACGTTCCTCCTACAATAGGAACAACTATCCCACCCCTTGTTATGCTTGTGATGGAACGAGATCATAGGCTTTACTATGAAGCGTATAATGATGCTTCAGACCTTGATGGAGATGGAAAATTAGATGTTGGATACAAACATTCAATAGACTATTACGGCTACTTTGACCCATACAAATGCTACAGATATGATACAAGTAGGAATATGTTTGTTCCAGTTTATAGAACTACCGATAAATACTGCAGGGGAGATGCTTGGAGCGGAAACTTTCTGAATTGGCTTGCAATGTCAAGGATAGATGTTTTAAAGAAAGTTCTTTATGGAGGACATAGAGAAATAGATAGTGAAAGCGAGACAGTTCTTGCTGCAACTTATATACCACAAGATGCTCATAGCTGGGGCAAAGAAGTAAGTTTAATACCTGGAGAAAGAAGCTATATCCCAAATATAGATAGACTAACACCACTTGGAAACCCAGTCTCAGGAACTAGACATCTCTTTTGTGTAGTAAGTAAGTCTGATGGTGAAGTTCCTGTTATAAGAGTTTTAAGGAATAGAACTAACAGGATTTGGGAGTGGGCTTCAAAAGAAAGACCTGTGTGCAATAACAGTTTGGGAACTCCTGAGGAATATTATGTTAGGGTAAAAGTTTGCGACCCTTCTGTAGGCTTAGAGCCTAACTGTAAGAGGTATCCGGCTGGAACCTATAAACCCATTGGGCTTTTGCAAAAGTATGGGGAATACGAAGGTGGTGGTAAGTGGTGTAGCAAATCATTAAAACCTTGCAATTCAGATAGTGATTGCAATATATCGACTGATGGTCTGTGTGTTGATAGAGCAAAAATGTATTTTGGCTTACTAACGGGTTCTTACACAAAGAATTTGAGCGGTGGTGTTTTAAGAAAGAATATCTGGAGTATACAGGACGAATTAGATCCCAACACTGGAATTTTTTCAAGTTCCGTAAATGCCCTAGGAAGTATAATCCAGACTTTAGAAAGGATGAAAGTAATCGGATTTAGCTACGGTGATTACGCTTATGGACCTTGGCAATGGGGAGATAGAGGCTTTGGTCCTTGCGGTTGGCTAACGGATAGACCTTTAAACGAAGGTGAATGCCGAATGTGGGGAAATCCCATTGCAGAGATGATGTATGAAGCTTTAAGATACCTTGCAGGAAAAGGTTCTCCCACTCCAAACTTTACCTACAGTGGGACGCTGGACAGCGGGCTAAATCTTCCTAAACCAGATTGGGGAATAAGAAGAGGTCCAAGTTATTATCAACCTTATCAACTATTTTCCATGTGTGCCAAGCCGTTTATGCTTGTTTTGAGCGACATAAATGTAAATTACGACTCGGACAGCCTGCCCGGTTCAAGTTTTGGCGGAATATCCGGTGATCTAACTGGGCTTGATGTTTCCACTTTAGCTAATACAATCAGCACCAACGAGGGAATAAGCGGGGATTACTTTATTGGACAAAGTGGTTCCTTTTATGATTTTATCTGTTCATCCAAAAGCGTTAGCGGGTTTGCCAACATAAGGGGCTTATGTCCAGAAGAGCCTACCAAGCAAGGAAGCTATTACTCAGCAGCAGTTGCTTACTACGGAAACACCCGTTTTAGGGATAACTTTTCAGGAAGTAAACCACCCAATGTAAAAACCTACTCTGTGGCATTGGCTTCACCTTTGCCCGATATTGCCATAAATGTAGGCGGAAAGACTGTAAGGATAACTCCTCTTGGTAAGAGTGTAAGCGGTTGTTTGGGCGTTTATACTGCTTGTTTCCAAAAATGCACAATTACGAGAGATGCTACTGGAAATCTTAGAATCTCTGGCTGCACCTCTAATGCTTTTTGCCCAACAAACCAGATTGTAGATTTCTATGTTGAAGAAGTAAGGTACGACTCAAGCGGGAACTTAACCTATGCTAGGTTTAGAATAAACTTTGAGGATGTGGAACAGGGGGCTGACCATGATATGGACGCCGTTGTTTTATATGAAATAATTCCTATTGGAAGCAACCAGATCCAAATAAAACTGACATCCGAGTATGCTGCAGGATGTATTGACCAAATATTAGGATTTACTATAAGCGGGACCACGGAGGATGGAACTTGGCTTGTTGTAAAAGATAGGGATATTCCAAATAGTGCTGATTGGGATACACCCTCTGTTGTTGCGGGTATGCCACTTACTTGGCAAAAAACCTTTACCGTAGTTGGCGGGGCTGCAGGACAGTTAAAGAACCCTCTTTGGTATGCGGCAAAGTGGGGTGGCTTTGATGACCAAAATGGGAATAATGTACCTGACCTTCCGTCCGAATGGGACAAAGATGGAGATGGTAACCCAGATACTTACTTCTTTGTTGTAAACCCTCTAAAAATGGAAGAACAACTTGAAAAAGCCTTTGCTGACATCCTCCGCCGTGCGTCCTCTGGTGCCACCGTTGCCACCCTTACCTCAAGAACTGGCATATCCTCCCTCATAGTTCAGCCTTACTATTATCCCAAATATGTAAAGCCAGATGGCACAGAAATCTCTTGGCTTGGCTTTCTCAGGTCTTTTTGGATAGATACAATGCAAAACCTGAGGGAAGACACCACAGAACCCAAAGTTTTGAACATAGCGGGTATCGTTATTGACAAGATATTCCAATTCTTCTTTGATCCAAACGACAACCAAACGAAGGTTGCCATACTGCAAGGCTCGGATACAACCACCTCCTGCGTGAGGGAAGGAACAAGATCCATAAATCAACTTATCCCTGTCTTTGATGCCGGTTGCCAGCTTGCAGACAGAAACCCATCAACTAGAAACATTCTCTACAACAAAGACGGAACTCTTACCTCCTTTACCACCTCAGAGGCAAGCTACCTTAGCAACATATGGAAGGTTTGTTCCAACAACCCAACGGTGCTTTGCACCAACAATGGAGATTGCAGTGGTGGTGGAACCTGCCAACCCGTCAACGCCAGCTGTATCATAAGATATCTAAGGGGTGAAAACCTAAGCTCAGACCCATCTTGCCCCGACTATGTAAAGAGGACAAGGGAGGTGAATATATCGGAGTTCTGCCCAGGTGCGAGTGGGACAAAGACCTGGAGGATTGGAGACATAATAAACTCCACCCCCTCGGTGGTTAGCTCTGAACCAGTGAATATCTACCACCTACGCTATAACGATGCCACCTACCTTCAATACATACGCACAGACGCATACAAAAACAGGACAAGCTTTGTGTTTGTGGGTGCCAACGATGGAATGCTCCACGCCTTTAGGGTGGGCAGACTGGTCCAAACAGGAGACCCAGACAAGCCAACAAGGGTGGTAAATGCCTATAATACATCACTTAGCGACTTGGTAGGCAGGGAAGAGTGGGCTTTTATTCCAAGGAATGCTTTGCCCTACTTGGTATGGTATGGTAATCCAAGCTATTGCAGGGTGCCAACGGTGGATTATAGAACCGCGGTCTTTGATGTATCAATAGGCGGTCCTGCTAATGCAGACAAAACGGTAAGCAGTTGGAGAACCATCCTGATCGGCACAATGGGCTTTGGTGGCAGGTCTATAACAACAAGTGCAGGCACCTTCTCTTCTTCTGTCTTTGCCCTTGACCTGACCGATTGGCTAAACGGAACAAGTGCCCAACCTACCCTTCTGTGGGAAGTGCGTCTTCCTGATGGAACGCTAACCACCTCTTACCCTGCGCTAATACGTCTTGGAGACCCCAACAAAAACGGCGAGTGGTATGTGGTTATAGGTAGCGGTCCAATAAACCCTGAAGGAACAAGCTTTACAAGTCAGCCCAAGCTATACTTTATAGACTTAAGAACTGGGAACATTGTAAGAAGTGTAAATATTCCAGCCACTGGTGGCGTAAGCTTTGCAGTGGGAGATATTGCGGTGGTGGATGTGGATAGTGATTATCAGGACGATGTAATCTACTTTGGAGTTTATGGAAGGACCAACGCGGGCAAGGTTTGGGGCAATTTTTACAGGCTTAGCTTGAGGTCTGGAAGTAGCTACAAATCGGTGAGTGCTCTTAGCTCAAGCGATATATGCACCGCAATAGACCTTAGCACCTTTGCGACTGCGGGCAACACTCCCCCTGTCTTTGGTGCTCCCAACTTTACAAAGGATGAAAACGGCAAGCTGTGGGTATTCTTTGGAACGGGCAGGTATGTAATGGACAACTCCGATAAGGCTATATCCTACGATAACTACCTCATAGGCTTCAAGGATGAAAACTGGAACAGTAGCTCATCCACATGTCCTACTCCATACACAAAAGCCCAGCTTACGGATGTAACCAACCAGTCCCTCACGATAACAATAACCGAAGTAAAGCAGATCTGTATGTGCGATGCCAGTGGTTGTGGGATGAGGGATGTAGTCTATAGTGCGTATAGTAGTAGCACGCCTCCCGAACCACCAAGAGGATGGTATTACAGACTGACGGGAGAGGCTATCTACTCTCAAGTTCTCGTTATAGGCGGTATAGTGGATGCCTTAACCTATGTGCCACCAGAAGATATTTGCCAACTGGAAGGTAGTTCAAACCTAATATCCGTCTATTACAAGACAGGAAGACCTTATCCAAGACCTTCTGTGCTCTCTCCATATGCGGTGAGCGGGACTATTGCGGTAGGACATTCAGTTCAACTGCTACAGAAGATCTCGGTGGGTCAAGGTATTCCGCCCATAGGCAACCCCTTCCAAGCCTTGCAATCCTCTCGAGCAAGCCAACAGTTAGAGAAGTTCGCTCAGATATCCACTGGAGTGGTGCTTAGGCTAACACAGCAAAAGGCTACAACTTCGGAGGAGAAGTTCCTGCTATGGATAGAAAAGTAA
- a CDS encoding pilus assembly FimT family protein gives MDRKVKGITIMEVLVVMAIIAILASASMFGLRNLVQRERLYSAMTQVANDLKEVQFRSMSSNMVWGVRFCANQNQYKIFAVDPSTVGGGCPRDADPSCTNDATTQRLVSLPPGVSPEADFYVLFDRRGYPLNWNCGIGAINITLKNSYGRRTVFVDSVGRIRYE, from the coding sequence ATGGATAGAAAAGTAAAAGGTATAACCATAATGGAGGTGCTGGTGGTTATGGCTATAATTGCCATACTTGCCAGTGCCAGTATGTTTGGTCTGAGAAATCTGGTGCAGAGAGAGAGGCTCTATTCTGCGATGACCCAAGTTGCCAACGACCTAAAGGAGGTTCAGTTTAGGTCTATGTCTTCCAACATGGTCTGGGGTGTGAGGTTCTGTGCGAATCAAAACCAATACAAAATCTTTGCAGTTGATCCTTCTACCGTCGGTGGTGGATGCCCAAGGGACGCTGATCCATCTTGCACAAATGATGCAACCACGCAGAGATTGGTTTCACTTCCACCCGGTGTTTCTCCTGAGGCAGATTTTTACGTTCTCTTTGACCGAAGAGGCTATCCTCTAAACTGGAACTGTGGCATAGGGGCTATCAACATTACCTTAAAGAATAGCTACGGAAGGAGAACCGTGTTCGTAGATAGTGTTGGGAGGATAAGGTATGAATAA
- a CDS encoding type II secretion system protein, whose protein sequence is MNKKGFTIIELLVAFVILFILMAGFLRGILLYMEYQINNGLKNKASEIALKMSSQIQTARFNPTAGCDENNLNPFLCDTLYAYPYNWDSARCDGGNCTFEVQDSDGDGIADFYDPYNGQNGNFSATPINTAEWLRIRPCNLTGDRYDCCYADSGRQINNAVCGEKYRGRFIYAGTTLARLINPATNLEVGRVAGVVVWYFDTKGRYRFVSIPVMRDTR, encoded by the coding sequence ATGAATAAAAAAGGCTTTACCATAATAGAGCTTTTGGTTGCCTTTGTAATCCTTTTTATCCTCATGGCTGGCTTTTTGAGGGGGATATTGCTCTACATGGAATATCAAATAAACAACGGCCTAAAAAACAAGGCAAGCGAAATTGCCCTCAAGATGTCCTCCCAAATACAAACTGCCCGGTTTAATCCAACTGCAGGATGTGATGAAAACAACCTAAATCCCTTCTTGTGCGATACACTATACGCATATCCCTACAATTGGGACTCCGCCCGGTGTGATGGTGGAAACTGCACCTTTGAGGTGCAAGACTCAGACGGTGATGGAATAGCGGACTTTTATGACCCTTACAATGGACAAAATGGAAACTTTAGTGCCACTCCCATCAACACCGCAGAATGGTTGCGTATAAGACCCTGTAATCTTACTGGGGATAGATATGATTGTTGTTATGCGGATAGTGGCAGGCAAATTAACAATGCGGTGTGCGGTGAAAAATATAGAGGAAGGTTCATATATGCGGGGACCACTTTGGCGAGGCTTATTAACCCTGCCACCAATTTAGAAGTGGGAAGGGTTGCTGGTGTAGTAGTTTGGTATTTTGATACCAAGGGGAGATACAGGTTTGTTTCAATACCTGTTATGAGGGATACAAGATGA
- a CDS encoding PulJ/GspJ family protein yields the protein MRRKGITLVELLVVIAIVALSAGGIFFAYRSLVRETIRQSLLAKNEQDVEVLLTSLRKDLQGIGFGVPVNRLKVDTPACNGLTAFAVSDYVLGIALDCTSRSENDELYFLNLATRSFRNSGCWWVRDGSGNITTEGRRWTFENCPSSPPTGENLLCLDMASKATTNCNSPNTLIFTMGDRNGIQEFAVRYFLNNTNLPKECAPETFNLLKQVNPDTVAQPIASCVAVFRVRYFDGQGYDTTIGDINNLRAVRLCLLMQVGGRMDTQMDPPNGFEQCGNITINPEWRWYRWKLVEEDIPLRNTKR from the coding sequence ATGAGAAGGAAAGGTATAACCCTTGTGGAACTTCTGGTGGTTATAGCTATAGTTGCCCTATCTGCGGGCGGAATTTTCTTCGCTTACAGAAGCTTGGTTAGAGAAACCATAAGACAGTCTCTTCTTGCAAAGAACGAGCAGGATGTGGAGGTGCTTTTGACAAGCCTTAGAAAAGACCTTCAGGGTATAGGCTTTGGCGTTCCTGTGAATAGGTTAAAAGTAGACACACCCGCTTGCAATGGGCTTACCGCTTTTGCTGTTTCCGATTACGTTTTGGGCATTGCCCTCGACTGTACTTCTAGATCTGAAAACGATGAACTTTACTTTTTGAACCTTGCCACCAGAAGCTTTAGAAATTCTGGCTGTTGGTGGGTAAGGGATGGGTCTGGAAACATAACCACCGAAGGGCGGAGATGGACCTTTGAGAACTGTCCAAGTAGCCCACCAACAGGAGAAAATCTTCTCTGTCTTGATATGGCAAGCAAAGCTACTACGAATTGCAACTCACCGAACACATTAATATTTACCATGGGAGATAGGAACGGAATTCAAGAGTTTGCAGTCAGATACTTTCTAAACAACACAAACCTACCAAAGGAATGTGCCCCGGAGACCTTTAATCTACTAAAGCAAGTAAACCCTGATACGGTTGCACAACCCATTGCATCCTGCGTTGCGGTCTTTAGGGTTAGATACTTTGACGGTCAAGGCTACGACACAACCATTGGTGATATAAACAACCTGCGTGCGGTAAGGCTCTGCCTTTTGATGCAAGTGGGTGGAAGGATGGACACCCAGATGGACCCACCCAATGGCTTTGAACAGTGTGGGAACATAACAATAAACCCTGAGTGGAGGTGGTATAGATGGAAGCTTGTGGAAGAGGACATACCTTTAAGAAATACAAAAAGGTAA